A window of Curtobacterium sp. TC1 genomic DNA:
GAGCCGGTCCCAGACATAACCCGGCGATGGCGGCGATGACGAGCAGCTTCTCGAGGTCCACGGTGCTTTCCTTTCGTCAGCCCGCCGGGGAGCAACTCACTCGTGGGACGGCACGGTGCCGTCGTGTGTGACCGGGGTGCTGGCCGGGTCTGCGCTCTTCTTGTTGTCGCCGGCGTGGATCTCGCTGCGGAAGATGTTGAGCGACTGTCCCAGCCCCTTTGCCAGGGCGGGCAGCTTGGTGGCGCCGAAGAGGAGTACGACGATGCCGAGGATGATGAGCAGGTGGATGCCGGTGAGGTTGCCGAGCATGATGAGTCCTTCGTGTGCAGGCGGCGCAGCGGACGCTACGTCACGGGGTGGTGGTTGAGGAAGCCGCCGAGAGGCGCCGGGCGAGACGGCGGTCGTGTAGCCAGGCGACCGCGCACGCTGCGAGGTAGAGCACGCCCATCGGGATGGCGAGCAAGAACATCGACGCGATGTCAGCGGACGGTGTGACGAGTGCAGTGAAGATGAGGATGCACAGCACGGCGATGCGCCATGCGCCGAGGATCGCTTTCGCGGTGAGGACCCCGACGAAGTTGAGCAGGACCAGGAACACCGGCAGGACGAACGCGATACCGACGGCGAGGACGAGCTTCACGGCGAAGTCGTAGTACGCCTTCGCGTCGACGATCGAGGTGTCCTGGTGGGCGACGAAGCTGCCGAGGATCTGCACGATGTGCGGCAGGACGTACCAGCCGAACCAGCATCCGCCGAGGAACAGGGGAATCGCGGATCCGAGGAACCCGACGGCGTAGAGCTTTTCCTTCCGCACCAGGGCAGGAACGACGAACGCCCAGACTTGGTACAGCCAGACGGGGCTGGCGATGACGACCGCGATGGTGATCGTGATTTGGAGGCGCAGGTCGAAGGCGCCGCTGATCGCGGGGAAGTTCAGTTCCGCGGTGTGACCGCCGCCGGCGTTTGCGAGCTCGGTGACGGGTGCGCGGAGTTGATCGAGCACGAACGGTGTGAGGAACCAGCCGATGACCGCGCAGACTGCGATGGCGAGCACCGCGCGGAAGAGCCGCTTTCGGAGCTCGTTGAGGTGCCGGCCGAGTGACATCGTTCCGGCGGCGGGGCGCTCCTGCCGCGTCGTCCCTCCGGAAATGGACGGGGCGCTCATCTGGTGGGCGCTCCCCGCGCTGCGAGCACGTTATCAGCGGTTGGTAGGTCCGCACCACGACGGCTCACGGTGATCGCCGCGGCGGTGGCGCTGACCTGCCCGAGTCTTGTCAGAGTGCTGGAGTCCAGGGCGTCGAGCGTGATGGTGGTGTCCTGGAGTTGCCAGATGAGGGTGGCCATGTACGTGTCGCCGGCCCCGACCGTGTCGACAACGTCGACGCGTTCGCTGGGCACGGCGATCCGCTCTCGTGCGGTGGTGAGCGTTGCGCCGGCGGCACCGGTGGTGATGGCGGCCAGCGTGACGCCGAGCTCGAGGAGCCGGTCGAGGACGACGTCGGCGCTGTCGCCTGGGTAGAGCCAGGCGGCGTCCTCGTCGGAGAGTTTCAGCACAGTGGTGTCCGCAGCGAGCTGCTCGAACCGAACCCGTTCTGCTACCGCATCTCCGAGGAGCGCGGGTCGGATGTTCGGATCGAACGAGACGATGCCACCGGCGGTTGCGGTGCGTCGAACGAGCTCTCGCACTTTGCCCGCTCCGGGCTGCAGGAATGCGCCGATCGATCCGATGTGCAGCCATCGAGGCGTGTCCTGCAGGTGCGGCAGGTCCCATTCGATGCCGAACTCGTAGGTAGGCTGACCGTCCGGAGCAAGCCGGACTGTCGCCGCGGAGGTTTTCGTGGCACCGAAGACGCCTGGCACCAGCTCGACCCCTGATGCCTCGAGGTGATCTGCGACCTGGTTGCCGCGAGCGTCGTTCCCGAGCCACGTGGCGAATTCGACTGGCGCGCCGAGCCGTCCGAGACCGAGGGCGACGTTCGCGGGGCTTCCGCCGGGGATCTCCCGTGTGGCGTCGTCGTGGACGATGTCGACGAGCGCTTCTCCCGCAACGGTGATTCGATGCACAGTCATCTCCTTCGATGATTGGGAACGAGGTGGTGTCGGCGAACCTGTCGGCGCCGCTCCGCTAGATCGAGGCGGATCCAGCCGTGGCGTCGGCGGCGGGAGCTGAAACAGTTGTGACGCTCGGCTTGAGATGCCACGCCAGCGCCTGGTTTGGGGCTTCCACGCTCCACGGCGGCGCCTGCGTCGGGTAGACGCGCGTGGTGACGGAACGTCCTGCGCTGGTGAACAGTTCGAGAACCGAACCGTCCAGCAGCACTCGGACTGCGGGTCGGTCCGCGGTCCGGTCGAAGGGAGCA
This region includes:
- the tatC gene encoding twin-arginine translocase subunit TatC, with the translated sequence MSAPSISGGTTRQERPAAGTMSLGRHLNELRKRLFRAVLAIAVCAVIGWFLTPFVLDQLRAPVTELANAGGGHTAELNFPAISGAFDLRLQITITIAVVIASPVWLYQVWAFVVPALVRKEKLYAVGFLGSAIPLFLGGCWFGWYVLPHIVQILGSFVAHQDTSIVDAKAYYDFAVKLVLAVGIAFVLPVFLVLLNFVGVLTAKAILGAWRIAVLCILIFTALVTPSADIASMFLLAIPMGVLYLAACAVAWLHDRRLARRLSAASSTTTP
- a CDS encoding carbohydrate kinase family protein produces the protein MHRITVAGEALVDIVHDDATREIPGGSPANVALGLGRLGAPVEFATWLGNDARGNQVADHLEASGVELVPGVFGATKTSAATVRLAPDGQPTYEFGIEWDLPHLQDTPRWLHIGSIGAFLQPGAGKVRELVRRTATAGGIVSFDPNIRPALLGDAVAERVRFEQLAADTTVLKLSDEDAAWLYPGDSADVVLDRLLELGVTLAAITTGAAGATLTTARERIAVPSERVDVVDTVGAGDTYMATLIWQLQDTTITLDALDSSTLTRLGQVSATAAAITVSRRGADLPTADNVLAARGAPTR
- a CDS encoding twin-arginine translocase TatA/TatE family subunit — translated: MLGNLTGIHLLIILGIVVLLFGATKLPALAKGLGQSLNIFRSEIHAGDNKKSADPASTPVTHDGTVPSHE